The genomic stretch CAAGCTGTTCCTTACTGTGGCTTTTGAATTGTGAATGCATACCCTTGTCCAACTACTGAGTTTCCCCGTGTAAGAGCTGAGCTTCTAATGATTTAATGCAGCACTTTTGATTATTATCGTTCAGCATTCCAACACAAAGATAAAACTAAAGCCGTTTCAATTTTTCTATTTAATCTGAGATAACTGCAAATAACGAAGTATTTTGCACCTCTTATATATGGTTTAATTTCTACCTCATCGACTTTACAGACTCTGAAATTTAGGGGTTGACAGCCTAAAAATCCAGGGAGTTCCGGATTGTGGAAGTGAGGTTACAGTTAGGACATGTCCATCCAGTCTCCGGGAGCAGAGCTGCCTGAACTGGTGCTGGTGATTGGGATTTATTGATAAATCACTTTACTGACTGGAGAGCTGCGCCTTTAAACTGCCTTCCCCGCCCCATCCGCTAGTTTTGTGCAGCCCTTTGTGAGTTGATCATTGGTAGGGTTTTGGCACAGTCTTTCCTCAGTTTCTCATAGCTTTGTTAGTCACAAGACCAGCGCCGTTAAAGCTTGATAAAAACAGACTCTCGCTGCAGTACTAACACTTGCTTATGATCCTCGCCCGGGCACCGTCCGTTATGATTAAGATGTTGCCGTCCAAGCCCAGAGCTGAATATTCCCGCCAAAAACATTTTACTAAATGCTGATCTTGGCCTCATCCAAAACGAGACCATGCTCGCAGGATAAAAGTAATGGGAAATAGCAACCCGCGATCGGCGAGATTAAATCCCGAAATCCTGGGTTTGATGTTCTAAATTGCTCGAGCTTCATCCTTGTAGCCCCATGACTTTGTGACAATAAGTGTGTCCTAGCCATGTAACACCCATCAGGTTGTATAACATCTAACTCTTGTGGGTAAACACAAACTAAACGCAAAAAGACGTCATCTCAAAATGAAACGGTGAAAACGCAAAACAGCTTTGATTTGTTTTAGCAACCGCGAGGCCTCGAAACATtctcattttaattattttttagttAATAACCTGCAAGTGTTATAAATAGACCAATCATGACATATCTTCTCCATTCTCTGTACCATATGTGAGGTTCCCAGAATTTTATGGGTCTTGGGTGTCACTCCTGGACCTACTTTTAAGTATGAGCACGTCTTCCTTGACAGCCTATTCATCTCACCTGGCTTAGACCTCAACTAATCACTTTATTTCCTACTTTGTTCTTTTGCTATCGTCTCTCCTATCCCCACCCCTGGTTCTTTAAATCCCTTTGTAAAGTTGTGTATCTTGTAATAATATAGCACAAGCCCTTTTCTAGTTTCCATGCATAAATTGACATGAAGAATTTGCGAGTGTTGGTACTTGAAATGCTAATGCTGCATGTAACAGAGCAGGGGTCTCTTCAGGACATTAGCTGCTCAAAGGATATAGGGTGTTTTATAAGAAATATGGTAGAAAAAGCTATAATTACTACTACCTTTTCACGAAATACACCACATGTAAAGCATGATTCAAGAGAAACGAATGGGTGAAACATAAttatgttttatttttttctgcaGAGGAAATCCACTAATAAGTAGTGAAGACCAATAGGTCAGGTCCAGCTAATGAAAGGAGATTTCACCTGCGGATCAGATATGCTTTATTTCTGGCATGAGTAAAGAATAACATTCGTCAGCATTATAACAGCGAACATTATAAAGGAGAACTATACAATCTAAAGCACCATAAATAATgtctaatttaaaaataacactCTAACCTGTGCACAGTTTGTGTGCAGTAATAAAACACTGGAGGCAACTTGTGTATTGTTGACAACATAATTGAAAAGGTAGTTCCTTTAGAAAATAAATGTCAAAATATCAGAAAGAATTTATAGTTGAAAGATTACAATTGGAAACCACATACAAATTAAACCATTTCGTAAAAGCTGACTTTTGTCAATGTAGTGCATATTGGCAATCAAAATATATTTTTAGATCTATTTCACGCGTATTTCGCTTATAGATTCAACTCAACCAAACACACAAATCCACATTTGTACGTGGATAATCACATCCacactctcattcactcactttgTCTTTTCACCACACTGCACATGGAGTAGTCACTATTTTACTCATTGATTCATATGTGCATGCAGGCATACAGTGTAGACAAAatttagaatcattacagcacggaaggaggccattcagcccattgagtccgcgcgagctctatgcatgagcagtccagctagtcccactcccccgccgtttccatgtagccctgcaatttttgttCCTTcccagtacttatccagttcccttttgaaggccacgattgaatctgcctccaccacccccttgggcagtgcattccagatcctaaccactcgctgtgtaaaaaagtttttcctcatgtcacctttggttcttatcCTTTTATAATCACCTTTTATAAACTATCTTTTACATTTATCTTTAAGCTTCACATAATTTACTTGAAAATTTTACTCTTCAAAAAGTAACATTTCCCCAAATACACTCAAAACGACGCGTTTTGTTCTTTTGGTTTATTTGACCGATGGGTGGTTTGGAACTATATTTGACACAGAGAGATGCAGTGCGATTAAAATTATTTCAGCTGGTGCTGCATTTCCTCCAAGTATAATCTCGCCCCCTTCGGGACCACAGGGGGATAGCGGTCGTTTTGATAATACGTTGCAGGAGTGATCGGAGCTCTTATAGTGAGCGAAAACACACTAACTATATGAGAAAACACACTAACTAtatggatttcatttccacatcgttcacctgaggaaggaggtagcctccgaaagcttgtgaatttaaaataaaattgctggactataacttggtgttgtaaaattatatgAGAAAAGTAAGAATATCAGTttaatctttctctttcagacaaCGACTGCAAATCTTAACCTAATTCGCCTGACCTCCAGATATTTTCAattagaaaacaaaataaaagaaaggaaaagacTACAGAAGATGAATAAAGGTAGtgaataaagatttttttaaatataaaaactcTTAAGTATGCCTGTCCCCATTGACAAATAAATCTTCAGTTTCATTTAGAAACATTCTATGACATTATTACTGTAAATCATAACTATATTTATGCAAAGTACAAatggagaataacagatacctggtaTGATGGTAAGACAGTAGTCTTATCAAGGAGTTCAGATGATATTGTATAACCATTACCCAAATCTCAAAATGAGATTGCTGGTTTGTAATCGCTCCATTGCATTCTTTACTTACTAATATTTTTTCAATATTCTCGGGGATAagagcatcgctagcaaggccaccatttattgcccatctctagttgcctttgagaaggtggcggtgagccttcttcttgaactgctgcagtcaatgtggtgaagatactcccactaTATATTGGGAATTGGTGGGGGATTTATTCTTTCACTTTTTTTGCTTAAGCAGGTGTCAAGACGGAGAGGTACAGTAAAGATGCTCCCTGTAATTGGGATAGCATCCTCACTGAAGAGATCTAATCACTCCGAGTTTATCATGTAAGGCTATGTGGACACCAGAAAAATAACAGTACATAATCATAAAGATATATTTTATGTTTCTTAAGAATATAATTTAGAGTAAGTTATTTAAACTCAGTTTTCAACTCTGGGAAATGATAGTGCAGAATCCTGGAAGTGTATTCTTGACATTAATACCATACTGTTTTGCCTGGTGGTGAGTAGGAGTGAGATCAAAGTGACTTTAGCTGTTACAAATTAGCACTCCTTTAAATAATAATAACCGGCTCTTCACAAAGCAAAAATGTGAGGTCTTGATTTATTGGGATTCCTGAACTGAAGGATCTTTCCTGAAAACCCGTAAGTGTCTTAATAACCTCCAGACGCCGATATAATTTTCAGTCAGTGGGTTGTTCTGGGGAACTCCTGATGCTGTTGGCACGCTTCCATTCTCCAGAACCTTTGTATTGGGATATTCCTGCAGTTCATGTATTTGAGGAGTCACAGTGGGATACTCgatctgctcctcctcatcctccttggtCAGTTCTTCCAAGTCATCGTATTTGGCCTGTTGCCTTGTCTCGAAGTATTTGACCACACAATAGAGGACGGAGCCCACCGTGTTCACTACCACGCCGGCAATGAATAGGGAGGTGGGTTCCACGTCTTTGAAAGCCAACATGCCCACGGTGATGGTGGCAATACTCTTCACTACCCCGACGAAACTGGTAGTGACCGCTGAGTTGATGTAAGTGCAGTGCAAGGTAGTGAAGTTCATGAGGCAGCCGATCAGGATGCAAGAGGTGAAAGTGCAGCCGACGGCAGGGTCCTGCCAGCCCGGGAATGACCAGATATGTATAGCATCTAGGCTGGCGAAGCTGCAGAGCAGCAGGATAGGCGAGGCGGTGACGGAGATGGTATACTGAGCAGTCAGGGGTCCATAGGAGTGCTCAGTGCCCGCCTTCTGGATCACCACCAGATAAGCAGCGTGCACCAGCACTGCGAATACCCCGGTCACATAGCCGATTGGATCCCCAGAAAGATCACCGGCTCCTAGatcaaacaacaacaaaaaaagacTCGTCATAAAAATACCCATAGTACCGATAACTATTACTGGTACTGTTTACACGAGTACACTTTGATAAAACACAAAATACAATATAGGTTAGGGCAAATCTACTAAATGTAATCCATCCAGTGAATGAACGGGGGGTCGTCTCCTAAAGAAACTTCAATATGAAACAAAAATGTCGAGTCAGGAATTTAGTAATAGGTTAAAATAGAGCAAACCAAAAGGTTAAAAAGCGGTGTATTACTGTCTTGTATATTCAAACGTTTGACCAAGGAtgggtggatagatagatagtttGATGGACAGCcacagatatatagatagatgaaTGGCTAGATAtatggatggatgaatggataGATATGTAACGATTATATTTGAAAACTCAAGAAGTTTGGAAATTCTTACATTCCCCTCAGAAATTGTCTTAGTCTGAATTTAGATTGCATTTTTATGCTCAGAAAGACGCATAGAAAAGGTAGAACTTGATCTGATCGCGTGCTATATAATCTGGTTGATTTCTCATCCCTTTTATAATTTTGCTGCAATGCAAAAATGCACCAATCCAAAGTTTTTGGTGCAAATCTCACCGGTTGCCAATTAACCTTCACTTAATTTCCATTCGCCCACACGAATAAACTAAAAACATGTATCTTGTACAATTGCAAAGGGGGGATatcagagagagaagacagaccCAACTCTTAGGGAGGGATGGCGAGTGATACTGACCTGCCAGCGCGGCTCCGCAGGTAGTGAGGACGACCGCTGCACTGACACCGATGGAAGGAACGCCATTCTTGAGAACAAAAACTCCTATTATTAAAGTAACAAGAGGTAGACAGCGCTTGAAAACAACGTACATGGGAAGACTGAGCCCCCGGAGTGACCACAGGGTCAAAGTGGACTGGAGAGTGGAGAGTAGCGTGATACTGGCGAAGACTTTCGCCAAACTTAGACTGAAAGGCGGCACGTCTATTTTACCAAGCCTCCTGAGAACCTCCAGGGTCAGGGCGGCGGTGCTGCTGGTGAGACACTGGACCAGCGTTAAAAAGATAAAATTGTACCGAGAAATAAGGAGTTTCAATAGAATATTCAGAGATCCGGAGAATACTCCGTGGGCAACCGCCACCGAAATGCCAAGCGAACGACCCTTGCAGAACTGCATGGTTCTTCAGTTGTTAAAACAATAAAACGGTCTCAGCATCAGCTTTGCCTTTCGGTGCCGACCGCCACCGACTCTCTGATATCCAGCGCCGCCCGCTATCTGCTTTAAAACTTTCATTCATTTATctaaagagggaggggggagtatcGAAGTGGGCTGAAACTGATCAATTGAACATTTTATTAACTGCTGCAAAGTTAAATGTGAAAGGTCCGGAGCTGCTGACGCATGGAATCTCAGTTGGATAAGCACTTTTCCATTTACTTAATTATGTAAGTAGTTTTTATTGCATTTCTGTTCGCCGCTGTATTGTAGGTCTGGTGGTGAGTCACTGCCGGGGGGGCGGGTGTCAGTGTGTAACAAGCCAGCAAGGCACCAGTCTAAAATTCTGATATAAAATCTACTTAAATAACTTATCATTTGGATTAATGAAATCCAACTCGAAGTGCACCAAACTCTCAAATGATACACACAAATCGTCCTCTGTGCAATAGTTCAATAGCAACACCTATCTTGCAATGACTGATTACACTTCTCTTTAATTAAATGTAGGGGGAAAAAAGTATGTACAAGTGTTGTGGGTGAACCAAACACACTGTTAGACATTCATCAAGGGTCTTCGCCGCACATGTTAACCTGCGGTTTTCTCTTCACTGATGTCGACTGAAGAGGCGGTGGGAGCAGCTAGGGATTTGGACATATACAGCTGTATGTTCATTGCTAATGCCGCGTATTTCCAacctttcctgtttttatttctataAAGAAGCGCTGAGGTAATGGCAACGGCTAGAAAATAGTACATTTTCTATCAAAGATACCATTTTATATCCACATTTAACTTATAGAAATTATAAAAGGATTTTGTAACTGGAATAATGTCAAACACGGAAAACAACTAAGTACAAATGTCACAAACTCAAAATGCGAATTTAGTTTAAGATCCCACAATTTTTACTGTATGAAGGTCGACAAAGTCAGACTCCAAAAGTTTTTCTGCTCATCACAAGACGAAAAAATTGTGAATTAAGGTGTTACATTTGTTTGTGTTACTCAGCATTCAATATCTGCTCCCTTTCAAATTTCGCTTTTTATTTTCTGGCATGCCTAAAGCCGTACTGCCTAGCTCCGGAGTTTCCTGTCTCTCCCCAGCCTGTATTTCTATAGCGCTCTTcatgcatttcatagaatcatagaaatttacagcacagagcgaggccatttggcccatcttgtctgtgcctgctctttgaaagagctatacaattagtcccactcccctgctgttttcccatagccctgcaaaatttcccTTTTCAAGCATTTCAtagaaaatagaatcatagaaaggttatagcatggaaggtggccatttggcccattgagtccacgccagctctatgcaagagcaatccagctagtcccactcccccatccatccccatatccctgcaaattttttccattcaagtatttatccagttcccttttgaaggccattattgaatctgcctccaccaccctttcaagtagtgcattccagatcataacaactggctgtgtaaaaacatttctcctcatctcccctctttttcttttgccaattatcttaaatctgtgcccgctggttaccaacccacctgccagtggaaacagtttctccttatctactctgtcaaacttTTTCTTAATTTTTCCTTAATTTTTTTGCTCTACAAATAGCTGGGTGTTCATATTTATACACAGCAAGTTTGAGCCAGCTCTGAAATGAACAGTTGTCCAGCACAGCATTTCTATTCACTCCTATTTGATGACACATGCTGGATATTCAGGCAAGATGAAGCATGTAAGACAACTTAGGTTGGATTTACACAGCCTTCCTTGGGAACTCAAACTGGGATGAGACAGCCTCTTGGAGAAGGGTGTCACATCTCAGGGCTTTAGTGTGCTGTGTTGTCTTCTGAGTTATTATGCTGCTTCTGGTCCTCACAATCCAGTTTGTAAAACTTCACTATCTTTCAAGATATGCTGCTTCCTGTTTAGGTGCTATCTTCCGTTCCTTCCAATATACTATGGTGGAAATCTGAGCTGGAAGGCAGCAGGTATGAAAAACTATTCTTTACAAAATAGTTTTAAATTTAACATTCTTTTTGTAAATCAATAACTTTCAAATGAAAAATTTCTTTGGGCCTAATTTTGCTAAAATTACATTCAAAGTTGATTGAACTTGCTATTCAAAATAGCTCAGGATTCcattaagttttttttcttttttctcactgacgtctttcctcctctccctgagTCCTTGCCAGGGTAtagtgcactgcagtaactcacccaAGT from Heptranchias perlo isolate sHepPer1 chromosome 5, sHepPer1.hap1, whole genome shotgun sequence encodes the following:
- the slc35d3 gene encoding solute carrier family 35 member D3 gives rise to the protein MQFCKGRSLGISVAVAHGVFSGSLNILLKLLISRYNFIFLTLVQCLTSSTAALTLEVLRRLGKIDVPPFSLSLAKVFASITLLSTLQSTLTLWSLRGLSLPMYVVFKRCLPLVTLIIGVFVLKNGVPSIGVSAAVVLTTCGAALAGAGDLSGDPIGYVTGVFAVLVHAAYLVVIQKAGTEHSYGPLTAQYTISVTASPILLLCSFASLDAIHIWSFPGWQDPAVGCTFTSCILIGCLMNFTTLHCTYINSAVTTSFVGVVKSIATITVGMLAFKDVEPTSLFIAGVVVNTVGSVLYCVVKYFETRQQAKYDDLEELTKEDEEEQIEYPTVTPQIHELQEYPNTKVLENGSVPTASGVPQNNPLTENYIGVWRLLRHLRVFRKDPSVQESQ